One genomic region from Methanoculleus sp. SDB encodes:
- a CDS encoding transcriptional regulator: MMERITIRLPPQQVAMLEKLVEAGEFPTVSEAVRYAVRELIEKHGNRALRDSEQISFEV, from the coding sequence ATGATGGAGCGAATTACAATCCGTTTGCCCCCCCAGCAGGTAGCCATGCTGGAAAAGCTGGTCGAAGCAGGTGAATTTCCGACGGTATCGGAAGCGGTAAGGTATGCCGTCCGGGAACTCATCGAAAAGCACGGGAACCGTGCCCTGAGGGACAGCGAACAGATTTCATTTGAAGTGTAG